gattgggggtgcggatggtcgtttttctctctgtgtgcttaatgactgactggcgaccagtctagggtatagtctgccttagtctgcctttcgcccgaagacagctgggttaggctccagcaacccctgcaacccttttgacGGTAGGCAGTTTGGAAGATGAGACAtgagacattttttgttttggattcagaaggggcacaaggagatggacaaccatgcacacacacccatacctatgggcaatttacagcgtcctatcagcctaccatgggaattttgggaatgtgggaggaaaccggtgtactccgaggaaacccacgcagagagaacatgcaaactccacacagatggacatgacctggttttgaacccaggaccccagagctgtgaggccgatgcgctaaccactcgccccaccgggccgtagaacatttacataaaatgggaaaacaccTTTATCAAgtcagaaaaatattacaggctgtcttcaaatgaggacaatgttaaggacattttcaataaagcTGCTTTTTGCACAGATACgagtcattaaaaaagaaagaaagaatgaaagaaagaaagctagaaagaaaggaagatagaaagaaaggaagatagaaagaaagaaagaaagaaagaaaagaaagaaagaaagaaagaaagaaaagaaagaaagaaagaaagaaagaaagaaaagaaagaaagaaagaaaagaaagaaagaaaagaaagaaagaaaagaaagaaagaaagaaaagaaagaaagaaaagaaagaaagaaaagaaagaaagaaaagaaagaaagaaaaggaagaaagaaaacaccAGGGAGaattaacttggatcttttagtgggtcggctcggCGTTGTCCTGAATCTAATAATCACTGATTTTggctgttattgtccttttgcgtttaTGCTCCATGTTAGCCTTTATTGATAATatgctaaaaacacattcttcatcatcctcttcttctcctgagcgttggtctggaactagcgttcatcccacaacagcgcccccgttctccgtggtggtcgggtggtgtaatttaaaattctagattttttttatcgtttattatggttgacaaaaattatttcacatttgattttttaatcatCGTTTTATCACCCAGCTCTAGTTAGCCTAGGAACAAAGTAACcactcattcttttttttgcattcattttttgaaccgctttatcctcattagggtcgcaggggctgctggagcccagtgaggataaagaggttcagaaaatgaattaattaatgaatatcGTTGCAACTGCCCATAATTTGCCAAGTTGACTCCAGGAGCACCCACCCCAAACCTCATGAGGataaaacaaatggaaaataaagGGGGGGATATGTTGTTACTGTCTTAGACAacgctgccaacctccgtcaacCCCATTTTAGGAGTagccttgtcccatttccggagtttttccggaatgaatgtgattcacgcaaaatcaatataaaatgtaaaaaaaaatactaacattgcacaatttaaatcaaactgttatcatgtttttacattaattaaaatattgtgtttttgcaaactattgaaaaagtacagcataatgaaaataagttaatcTTTGTGTTTCACTCGTGCTAccaaattcatccggtttaaGATGTGGAAGCCTtagcaatggtgtgaatttaaggcatttaaattggaaatgtggTACTTTCCCAAagtggttgcttaaaaaaaatgtaagtaactgttttttggggatttccggagtttaggaaggtcaggagtcccggagtttgcgttgcttgtCCGGGTAAACCCCAGAAATTCCGGAGAACTTGGCAGCTCTACTTAGGATATTCAGCTACTGTCTCTTCATAGGGTTTTTCATTGATGACgttaacaatatatttgttgttCTTTCCAGAGAATGAATTTGATTGTGAAGCCAGGGTTACCAATGTGGATAGCAGGCTCTTGCTCTCCCTGCGTGGTGCTATCAATTTCTGCTATTGGGGTCACTGACACAGCAGACAAAAATAAGGAGCACAGTGCGGAGCTCTTTAGGTATCTGACAAGAGAGCTTTCCCTAACTGAAGATAGGTGAGTACCAGAgctaggtgtgtgtgtatatatacgtatatatgtgtgtgtggtgtgtatatatatatatatatatatatatatacatacacaccacacacacatatatacgtatatatacacatgcatatatatatatatatatatatatatatatatatatatatatatatatatctatatatatatatatctatatatatatatatatatatatatatatatctatctatatatatatatatatctatatatatatatatatatatatatatatatatatacagacgctcccctacttacgaacatacgacttacgaacatgtctgcaaattgcgtttatgtcgaaaaatgttcgtaagttcgattttgtatttttttccgagtagtgcttctttccgctgctaataccgcctggcgctgtgagagctcagctcacccagcatctaccttcttctgtccaattcgttgcaatgcggaagtgcgtgaacgtatctccagtgcgcaaaaaaactttttcatttgtattattaaatatctcgtgcatccattattgaatatggttggtaaaaagcgaaaggcttctattgagggagttgcaaggaagaggcaagccatttcatttgaaacgagtggcaataataacgaagcttgatgcgcgtgagagtggtgagcgttgcacatatacaacttgaatcgttcgaccgtcagtaccatttataaacagaaagatcgagcagcaggacccaaatattgaacgttgcacaaagtttgcaaatcaattgaatgatgccatacagtgctaccgcatcatttatgatgaaaaaaaaagaaaactgcaatcgtcgttagatcgcttcttttggccagtttctaatacataaatctctctctctatacagtactgtacatattctctccattttattaagtttttttcagtacaaaccaatgagtgttacttatacaagccttaaacatccaaatgcacttatataaaccttcaatatatacttatataggccttaaacataaattataatacaaaatatagcactgaatcaacttacaaacaaattcaacttatgaacaatcgctcggaacctaattcgttcgtaagtaggggagcgtctgtgtgtatatatatatatatgccgaAAAAtctctatttgaacggcacctctaatagaACTGCactttggtggaagaattgaaaaatagaacggcaccctctaatctcaaattatatatatatatatatatatatatatatatatatatatatatatatatatatatatatatatttttttttatatatatatatatatatccatccatccatccacccatccacccacacacccacacacacacctctaataaaacggcacCATGTGGAAgaataacatttaataaaatagagaatacatacagtactgtatacatacattagagagagagagagagatttactagaaactggccgaaagaagctatctaatgacgattgcagttttctttttttcatcataaatgatgtggtagcactgtatggcatcattcaattgatttgcaaactttgtgcaacgttcaatatttgggtcctgctccTCGagctttatgtttataaatggaactgacggtcgaacgattcaagttgtatccccgtgcaacgctcaccactttctcacgcgcatcaagcttcgttattattgccactcatttcaaatgaaatggcttgcctcttccttgcacctccctcactagaagcctttcgcttttcaccaaccatattgaataatggatgcacgagatatttaatgataaaaatgaaaaaggttctttgtgcactggagatacgttcccGCTCTTCcacactgcaacgaactgggcagaggaaggtggatgctgggtgagctgagctctcacaacgccaggcgtcggtattagcggcggaaagaagcactactcggaaaaaggcgcgcaatacaaaatcgaacttacgaacatttttcgacataaacgcaatttgcagacatgttcgtatgtaccgttgttcataattcgaatgttcgtaagtaggggagcgtctgtatatctatctatctctcgcGCACTCgcgctctctcacacactcgcgctctctcgcactctctctcacactcgcgctctctcgcactctctcacacgctctctctcgctctctcgcactctctctcgcactctctcaatctctcccactctctctcgcacacgtgcgctctctctcacgcacGTGCGCTCTCTCTCAAGCAcgtgcgctctctctcacgcatGCGCGTTCTCCATCCCCCCAGCCCCCATCCCCACCCccgatgcacacacacacaaacacacaatatatatatatatatatatatatatatatatatatatatatatatatatatatatatatatatatatatatatatatatatatatatatatcatgcaacacgcttatttattcatttacttatttcttacctatttatttatgtctaaaatgtattttgctgtgtctgtgttctcaccctcttgcaactgcttcacactcggttgcgaatcgtttcaatgagagttggagatcacggcttgatgaagccaacagaactacATCATCTGCAGAAAGCacggatgcaatactgaggccaccaaatcGGCCCCACCTTTATGTCACCGCCCTGCTTAAATATTCCACTATTCTCATTCTCTTCCAATTGAATTATATGGATTTGAGATTCCATATTtattaatctgtttttttctattcatttttgcTTTAGAATAGCATGGTATTTTAGCAATGTGTTATTACTTTCATGGCCTTTATGACTAATCTGAACTTTTTTCATATTATAATAGCTTTCTATTGAcaacttttctttttcacaGGATTGTTCTCCAGTTCCACAAGTTGGAGCCTCACCAGGTTGGGAAGAAGGGAACAGTGCTGAGCTTCctgtaaaacaaataaatgtgtttaaaaatagtttcaaaCCTCATAAAAATGcctgtgttttattttaaagtgtTGTGTGGAAGAGTGGTTCAGTGTGATGGCGGTGCGCGTGGATGAACAgagatttatatatgtatatccacCAAGCGTTACATCAAGCAGGTCGACATTACGACTGCCCGAATGCAGCCAAATACTTTTTTCGGGCAGCTAATAACGTTTTGACAGCTGCCCGAAAGAGAAGTAACGCTTTGGCAGCCGCCCGAAAAGGCAGGCAACGTTTTGATTGTGATCTataataatccttataaagcatgagttatagatgtgtgtgtgtgtgtgtggttatgtTAGGATTCCCTCGCTacctttgtccaaaccgtgcatcgtagagttgaatttttttttatggtggccagaaacggctgtcagatccttatagacaagtgattgaatttcttcaccttctctaagtgtgtaaactcaatcttttatttgttaaagttgAAAGCAGAGTTGCTGTATGTatcgtttttacatgatgtccctttaacgcaccgcgtggctgattggtctgaaggtaggacgcctttccatgTCATATGCAaatgtcattttcggaagaatttcaggcagcgagtttccaggtgctgcccgaaacacttttttttctgtcgtgacggaaagactcggtGGAGACACGATGCTGCTGGCcgcgctgacccaatttagttgtaaggtaggacgcctttccacgtcatttacaaacgtcattttcggaagaatttccgccagcgagtttccaggtgcacacacacacactcatccataaatcacactttctaaggattatagaatagataaagcgtgatttatggatggatgttttatgttaacattctcacgctatGTTCGTCCAAACAGTGCATCGTggagagttgacatttttaatgttgGGCGGAAACGGCGGTCGACTGATAGAATTTCTTTaacttctctaagtgtgtaaactcaagctttgagcatttgcaaggattatcgatgtgtatgcctgaccagaaatatgttaacttgctgctctcttgtggtagttttaagcattacactcaGCAGATTCGAGAAATCCATAGCGtcttcagtgcacactgcagTGAACACCCAagcattgcttaaataggtaaaatttgtcatcctttcttttgaaattgaccgtcagttttccttactttttcctaaaaggcatactcctgcttctgtatacctgtacataattgtatacacgtttgccgtgtaactgaaattttcctttctcatagCGCAAcgactgtcttttggttctaaacaagcaggtgggaacGGCAAAGGGGGGCAGACttgccggtcccacctgcttgtttagaaccaaaagacagttgttttgctataaaaattctcttttgaaaaatgggttaaatgagaaaggaaaatttcatctacacgcatagcacagcaaacgtgtataattatgtacaggtactgtacagaagttcagcacttcaaattggatttttttttggattggataactttattcatcccgtattcgggaaatttcgttgttccagtggccagagggtgaggatgcaggaataggaaaggcattttagacataaatagataggtaataagtaggtcaagaaataaatacatgaataaatatataatcaaataagcgtgttgcttagcacatatatacatacatacatacacataaatatacatgcatgcatacggtaggtcttaacacagccatttttttgttaaagagcctgacagctgatgggaggaaggatctgcggaagcgctccttcctgcaatgagggtgccgcagtctattgctaaaggagcttcggagggactccacagactcatgcagggggtgggaggtgttgtccatgatggacatcatcctggtcagcatcctccgctctcccacttcctccacagagtccaaaggacagcccagaacagagctggccctcctgaccagcttattcagcctgttcctgtccctctccgtgctcccgcatccccaacaaagcactgcataaaacactgtagatgccaccacagtgtcgtagaaagtcctcagcagtgtcctgcacaccaaaggaccgtagactcctcagtaggtagaggcggttctggccccttttgtacagggcatctgtgtttgtggaccagtctagtttgttgttgaggtgaacaaccaggtacttaaaattctccacgatttcaatgtctgtaccctggatgttcacctgagtggtctgttgaggattcctccgaaaatcgatgaccatttcctttgtcttactggtgttgatgtagaggtggttttgcctacaccagtgttggaataatgattcaaaccttttaaatcattattagtaatatttaattaaaaaaggaagaacatctttcaacaaattctgcttacaacttcgaaggagatgccttgtgacgccgtctcagtccacagtgcattctgacgagcggcatactcttcggtccattttgcggcacataaccaaaacattcaaaggtaatctgatttaaacaattgccattattagattgaaagaaaaacacctgcgtaagaatttgcagtataagcataatcatttctttataaggtaaactgccggtgtcccagacaaaacaatttatgagtccttcgtagatcattgcgaacttgcatccgggtggctgggttgcgaggtctatctcccagtaaacagtccttggagggtgaggtgttatgtcaacaagctggagccagcagggtgacctcgagtttgtcccagtctcaaattaaagacactcttata
The Stigmatopora argus isolate UIUO_Sarg chromosome 7, RoL_Sarg_1.0, whole genome shotgun sequence DNA segment above includes these coding regions:
- the ddt gene encoding D-dopachrome decarboxylase; the encoded protein is MPFLDLLTNLPASSFPEDFLKKLCSFTADVLGKPDDRMNLIVKPGLPMWIAGSCSPCVVLSISAIGVTDTADKNKEHSAELFRYLTRELSLTEDRIVLQFHKLEPHQVGKKGTVLSFL